A window from Leptospira meyeri encodes these proteins:
- a CDS encoding serine hydrolase domain-containing protein yields MKRSLIFLLLLTFVHCGKDLSPFGGEPEVTALKSRLKPEWPNPNWKVVSPESVGVSSSKLGLVEEYAFTRTGDETDRKGRRTDALVILRNGKLIYEKYARNFSEDKVHLTWSVSKSILQTMYGIAVKQGLVKLDDPGYYHYEPLSRDEAHKKITIRHLLNMSSGLAAEEGYESGPLKSSVIAMLYTRGRKDMGTFCSALPLRAEPGTQVYYSSCDTNILSAILKKVYGAEEYDKLPFEKIFKPLGITNVTFERDGSGTYVGSSYLYMTAKDLAKIGYLYLNDGIWNGERLLPEGWVQFTRTPAPGYKTTPYSEDLAEDNYTAHWYANTGVPERGIHEPWPDAPKDTFAGLGHWGQMLYVIPSLDLIIVRFGDDREKAFIKNDFLKLVKESVIR; encoded by the coding sequence ATGAAACGAAGCCTTATCTTTCTCCTTTTATTAACCTTTGTACATTGTGGCAAAGACCTTTCTCCTTTTGGTGGTGAACCAGAAGTAACTGCTCTCAAATCCCGATTAAAACCGGAATGGCCAAATCCCAACTGGAAAGTTGTCTCTCCTGAATCCGTTGGAGTTTCTTCCAGCAAACTAGGATTAGTAGAAGAATATGCTTTTACAAGAACTGGTGATGAAACTGATAGAAAAGGTAGAAGAACTGATGCTCTCGTGATTCTAAGAAATGGAAAACTCATTTATGAAAAATATGCGAGGAACTTTTCCGAAGACAAAGTACATTTAACCTGGTCAGTCTCTAAAAGTATTCTACAAACCATGTATGGAATTGCTGTCAAACAAGGTCTTGTTAAGTTAGACGATCCTGGTTATTACCATTATGAACCTCTTAGCCGTGATGAAGCTCATAAAAAAATTACCATTCGACACCTTCTCAATATGTCCTCAGGACTTGCCGCTGAAGAAGGATACGAAAGCGGACCCCTAAAATCTTCTGTGATTGCAATGTTGTATACCAGAGGTCGCAAAGACATGGGCACATTTTGTAGTGCCCTTCCACTTCGTGCAGAACCAGGAACCCAAGTTTATTACTCCAGTTGTGATACCAATATCCTTTCTGCCATTTTGAAAAAAGTTTACGGAGCAGAAGAATACGACAAACTTCCTTTTGAAAAAATCTTTAAACCTCTTGGGATCACAAATGTAACCTTCGAAAGAGATGGTTCTGGAACTTACGTTGGTTCTTCTTATCTTTATATGACTGCCAAAGACTTAGCAAAAATTGGATACTTGTATTTGAATGATGGAATTTGGAACGGAGAACGTTTGTTACCTGAAGGATGGGTTCAGTTCACAAGAACTCCTGCCCCTGGATACAAAACCACTCCTTATTCAGAAGACTTAGCAGAAGACAATTATACAGCTCACTGGTACGCTAACACTGGCGTTCCCGAAAGAGGAATCCACGAACCTTGGCCTGACGCCCCCAAAGATACCTTTGCCGGCCTTGGTCACTGGGGGCAAATGTTGTATGTAATTCCCAGTCTTGATTTAATCATTGTTCGATTTGGAGATGATCGTGAAAAAGCATTCATCAAAAATGATTTTTTAAAATTAGTGAAAGAGTCTGTAATTCGGTAA
- a CDS encoding energy transducer TonB, producing the protein MAQLSFDFRLPEKEEGERRLFFAFTFVILIVSFVLAHLITRNMLWKMLAEEQAAEMLGPKEQEKIYEVLVEQQFINPDKKDEYKALSNKDSSGGGGLTEKQGFHTLTQFREFIMGSSASTPSKAQPKSEQSKEEELFEVGIFKADPKTNSNAEESPNQAASSGQMTKIPFNYRFQQDFLFRWDGAKALTIPTKQLAGYYYFKNMLKRIEESFAPPGGGNYAYRDMAGVVAREGIKEGETKVLFMLSEQGQVLDVRLVTSQGQVVVDQACMDSIRGQNFGPVPEEVKSKGLIFGINFIFPGIRYYR; encoded by the coding sequence ATGGCCCAACTCTCTTTTGATTTCCGGTTACCTGAAAAGGAAGAAGGGGAACGTAGACTTTTCTTTGCCTTCACCTTTGTCATCCTCATTGTTTCCTTCGTACTCGCACACCTCATCACCAGGAATATGCTTTGGAAGATGTTGGCAGAAGAACAAGCTGCGGAGATGTTAGGGCCGAAGGAACAAGAAAAAATTTACGAAGTCCTCGTAGAACAACAGTTCATCAACCCGGACAAAAAAGATGAGTATAAAGCTCTCTCTAACAAAGATTCGTCTGGTGGCGGTGGCCTCACGGAAAAACAAGGATTTCATACTCTCACACAATTTCGTGAATTCATTATGGGAAGTTCTGCTTCCACTCCAAGCAAAGCCCAACCCAAATCAGAACAATCCAAGGAAGAAGAACTTTTTGAAGTAGGAATTTTTAAAGCCGATCCAAAAACCAATTCTAACGCAGAAGAAAGTCCGAACCAAGCCGCAAGTTCCGGACAAATGACAAAAATTCCTTTTAACTATAGGTTCCAACAAGACTTTTTGTTTCGATGGGACGGAGCCAAAGCCCTTACAATCCCCACCAAACAATTAGCAGGTTATTATTACTTCAAAAACATGTTGAAACGAATTGAAGAATCTTTTGCCCCACCGGGTGGAGGGAATTATGCCTACCGAGATATGGCCGGCGTTGTGGCAAGAGAAGGTATCAAAGAAGGGGAAACTAAAGTTTTATTTATGTTAAGCGAACAAGGCCAAGTGCTGGACGTCCGTTTGGTAACATCACAAGGTCAGGTCGTAGTCGACCAAGCTTGTATGGATTCCATTCGAGGTCAAAATTTTGGCCCTGTTCCAGAAGAAGTCAAATCCAAAGGGCTAATCTTTGGAATTAACTTCATCTTTCCGGGAATTCGTTATTACCGTTAG
- a CDS encoding SufE family protein has translation MSKTIKEIQKEIIAEFADLTDWEEKFQYLIELGEELPPYPDEKRTEEYIVPGCQSRVWVAPKLESGKLEFDADSDTALTKGLIAILIRVFSGQSPKDIADASLGFIEEVGLAKFLSISRRNGLFSMVQKLKGYAEKV, from the coding sequence ATGAGTAAGACGATCAAGGAAATTCAAAAAGAAATTATCGCAGAGTTTGCTGATCTAACTGATTGGGAAGAAAAATTCCAATATCTCATTGAGTTAGGTGAAGAACTCCCTCCCTATCCAGATGAAAAACGAACAGAAGAATATATAGTCCCTGGTTGCCAATCTCGAGTTTGGGTCGCACCAAAATTAGAATCAGGAAAATTAGAATTTGATGCGGATAGTGATACTGCATTGACAAAAGGTCTTATCGCAATTTTGATACGGGTATTTTCAGGACAATCTCCAAAAGATATAGCGGATGCCTCACTGGGTTTTATTGAAGAAGTAGGTCTTGCTAAGTTTCTTTCTATTTCGCGAAGGAACGGACTTTTCTCTATGGTACAAAAACTAAAGGGATACGCAGAAAAAGTTTAA